The genomic stretch TTGATCTGCCCCTCCTGTAAAGTTTTTTTATTTGTTTAAAATTCAGCCAATGTTTTCGATCCAAGCCACTCTTTTGCTTCTTTTGTCATCTTTACAAGGAAATCCCCGAATATGCATCCCTCACGAGAGCAGTTGCTTTTCCCAAAAACACAATCCGAATTTTCCAGCGGTCCCTCTATCGCTTCTACGATATCCAAAAAGCTTATTTCTTTTGGTTTTTTTGCAAGGACCGCACCGCCGCCAGGGCCTCTTGTTGTACTGATAAGTCCTGTGTGAGCCAATCTCAGTATCACCTTGGCAAGATGTGCTTCCGACACGCATATCGTCTCTGCCATTTCCCTTATAGATATCCTTTCGCCATCTTTCTGCCCTATCAGGACCATGGCATGAAGTCCTATATATGTCGCCTCGCTAAAACCAGCTACTTTTGCCATGCTTAACCACCAACCTTAATTAAGGTATTAAAATACCTTAATATCTTAATTCAAATATTATATGTTTTGCTTTCTTGTTCAATCAGTATAATTACTTATTCAATGAAAAAGGAGTTTTTTGGCAAATCTATGGGCAGGCAATGTAATAATTATAGAGAAGAGATTATCATTGAGGCACAGACATATCTGTGCCTCAGTGATATAGGGTTTAATCAGCAAGGATTTTTATACAAGCCTCAGCAAGTGCGTCAAGGCTTGAAATGTTTTTATCCTTTGGAAGATCCGATGCATCGTAGGCGAGTGGCAACTCTGTGCATGCGGTTATTATCGGCAGGTCTTCGATGGACCAGAGTTTTTTGACGGCATCTTCGATACACCTTACAGCCATTTCCATATTTCCGGATTTCACGTAGATTATGGTCTCCTGTATCCTATTCTGAACATCCTCCGGCGGGATCACGAGCCGATAGTTCCGATCGGCAGCAACCTTCTGATATAGACCCGATCTGGCAGTACCTATTGTCGATATAATCCAGGCGCCTTCAGGTGAGCTTTTTATCGAGGCATCTACTGTAGCTTCAATTATGTGCACCAACGGCACTTTTATCTCATTCCTGAATCTGTCTATAAAATAGTGCGCGGTGTTGCAGGGGACAGCAAGAATATCTGCTCCCCATCCGACAAGTTTTTCCATGTTTTGTCTTATGTATGGCTCAGGGTCCTCTCCCTGGCCTTCAATTGCGCTCCCTCTGTCGGGCATCTTAGGATCTGATATCATGTATACGACAGGATGGTCCTGATCTTTTTCGGCAGGATAT from Synergistetes bacterium HGW-Synergistetes-1 encodes the following:
- a CDS encoding Rrf2 family transcriptional regulator — translated: MAKVAGFSEATYIGLHAMVLIGQKDGERISIREMAETICVSEAHLAKVILRLAHTGLISTTRGPGGGAVLAKKPKEISFLDIVEAIEGPLENSDCVFGKSNCSREGCIFGDFLVKMTKEAKEWLGSKTLAEF
- a CDS encoding aspartate racemase is translated as MSEKILGVLGGMGPAASAEFLKILAEKYPAEKDQDHPVVYMISDPKMPDRGSAIEGQGEDPEPYIRQNMEKLVGWGADILAVPCNTAHYFIDRFRNEIKVPLVHIIEATVDASIKSSPEGAWIISTIGTARSGLYQKVAADRNYRLVIPPEDVQNRIQETIIYVKSGNMEMAVRCIEDAVKKLWSIEDLPIITACTELPLAYDASDLPKDKNISSLDALAEACIKILAD